One Leptolyngbya ohadii IS1 genomic window carries:
- a CDS encoding class I adenylate-forming enzyme family protein: MLVHQFLEKSADRLPHKVALICDGQRLTYADIEAQANRLANALRSQGLQRGDRVALYLPNCIELAIGIFATLKAGGVFVPINASTKFDKCAYILKDCGARVLITSGQQIAAVHQFMRLVPSLKMAVLTSLPKPLLDDSCPSSCVGYDAIQADYAETRPDSINIDVDLACLIYTSGSTGEPKGVMCDHSNVVFAASSITQYLGNIESDIVIGLLPLSFDYGLYQLLMVFQFGGTLVLEKGFTYPAMILKRIEAEQVTGFPGVPTVFTLLLQMDLSQYDLSSLRYLTNTAAALPPAHIAAIRDRFPWATLFSMYGLTETKRTLYLPPEQLDLRPGSVGIPIPGTEAWIEDEQGQRLAAGQVGELVVRGRHVMRGYWNAPEQTALRFRVSSLPGERVCYTGDLFRRDEAGFFYFVARKDDVIKSRGEKVSPKEVEQVLYGLEGVQEAAVMGVPDPVLGQAIKAFVVLTADASLTVADLLRHCRSHLEEYMIPRSIELCTELPKSANGKINKLALMQLQEQKS, translated from the coding sequence ATGCTGGTACACCAGTTTCTTGAGAAAAGCGCCGATCGATTGCCACACAAAGTTGCTCTCATCTGCGATGGACAAAGGCTCACCTATGCCGATATTGAAGCTCAAGCCAATCGACTTGCCAATGCCCTCAGGTCACAAGGCTTGCAGCGTGGCGATCGCGTGGCGCTGTATCTCCCGAACTGTATAGAGCTAGCGATCGGCATTTTTGCAACGCTGAAGGCGGGCGGTGTTTTTGTCCCAATTAACGCCAGTACGAAATTTGACAAATGCGCCTATATTCTCAAGGATTGCGGGGCACGGGTTTTGATCACGAGCGGTCAGCAAATTGCGGCAGTTCATCAGTTCATGCGGCTCGTTCCATCGCTAAAAATGGCGGTGTTGACTTCGCTGCCGAAACCGCTTCTAGATGATTCCTGCCCCAGCTCTTGTGTTGGCTATGATGCCATTCAGGCAGATTATGCTGAAACTCGCCCCGATTCGATTAACATTGATGTCGATCTTGCCTGTCTGATTTATACCTCTGGCAGTACCGGAGAACCGAAGGGTGTCATGTGCGACCACAGCAATGTGGTGTTTGCGGCAAGTTCTATTACTCAATATTTAGGCAATATCGAATCTGATATTGTGATTGGGCTGCTGCCGTTATCGTTCGATTACGGGTTGTATCAGCTGCTGATGGTATTTCAATTTGGCGGCACGCTGGTTTTAGAAAAGGGATTTACCTACCCTGCAATGATTCTGAAACGGATCGAAGCAGAGCAAGTAACTGGATTTCCAGGCGTTCCCACAGTCTTTACTCTGCTGCTTCAGATGGATCTGAGCCAGTATGATCTGTCCAGCCTCCGCTATCTCACCAATACTGCTGCTGCGCTACCTCCTGCCCATATTGCTGCCATTCGCGATCGATTTCCCTGGGCAACTCTGTTCTCGATGTACGGACTCACGGAGACAAAGCGCACGCTCTATTTGCCGCCAGAGCAGCTAGACCTGCGACCAGGTTCAGTAGGCATTCCAATTCCTGGTACAGAAGCCTGGATCGAAGATGAACAGGGACAGCGGCTTGCGGCGGGGCAGGTTGGAGAACTGGTTGTCCGAGGTCGGCACGTCATGCGGGGCTACTGGAATGCGCCAGAACAGACGGCACTCCGCTTTCGGGTCAGTTCATTACCCGGTGAGCGAGTTTGCTACACAGGCGATTTATTCAGGCGCGATGAAGCCGGATTTTTCTACTTTGTAGCGCGTAAGGACGACGTTATCAAAAGCCGGGGCGAAAAGGTTTCCCCTAAGGAGGTCGAACAGGTCTTGTACGGTCTGGAAGGTGTGCAGGAAGCCGCTGTGATGGGTGTTCCCGATCCAGTGTTGGGGCAGGCGATCAAAGCCTTTGTGGTTCTGACTGCTGATGCTTCGCTGACTGTTGCCGATCTGTTACGCCATTGTCGATCGCATCTGGAAGAGTATATGATTCCTCGATCGATCGAGCTATGCACAGAATTACCAAAGAGTGCAAACGGCAAAATCAACAAGCTGGCGCTGATGCAGTTGCAGGAACAGAAAAGCTAA